One part of the Humulus lupulus chromosome 9, drHumLupu1.1, whole genome shotgun sequence genome encodes these proteins:
- the LOC133801503 gene encoding uncharacterized protein LOC133801503, producing MMSLSLSLSRLPNSSPLFPSSMARVSHSHALRFSNFRCRPLPRHHLLPPASARSSSPALYSEPNSKAQVYEENIEKLIYRCRFMTLLGVLGSLIGSILCFIKGCTFVVQSFVEYIANHGKVIMLLVEAIDVYLLGTVMLVFGMGLYELFVSNLGTSNSPSEEKSAYASNLFGLFTLKERPKWLDIKTVNELKTKVGHVIVMLLLIGLLDKCKKASINTPLDLLCFAASVLLSSGCLFLLSRLTD from the exons ATGATGAGCCTCAGTCTCAGCCTGAGTCGACTCCCAAATTCATCGCCTTTGTTCCCATCATCCATGGCTAGGGTTTCTCACTCCCATGCTCTCAGATTTTCCAATTTCCGCTGCAGACCTTTGCCCCGGCACCACCTACTTCCTCCTGCATCCGCCCGCTCTTCCTCGCCAGCTCTTTACTCCGAACCCAATTCTAAAGCCCAAGTGTATGAGGAAAACATAGAGAAG CTTATTTATCGATGTCGGTTCATGACCCTACTTGGGGTGTTGGGCTCTTTAATTGGCTCCATTCTCTGCTTCATCAAG GGCTGCACTTTTGTTGTACAATCTTTTGTAGAATACATTGCAAATCATGGAAAAGTGATTATGCTGCTGGTTGAGGCCATAG ATGTTTACCTTTTAGGAACAGTGATGCTGGTGTTTGGGATGGGTCTGTACGAGCTGTTTGTGAGCAACCTTGGTACATCAAATTCACCATCAGAGGAAAAAAGTGCATACGCATCAAATTTATTTGGACTATTCACTCTTAAG GAAAGACCGAAATGGTTGGATATAAAAACAGTGAACGAGCTGAAAACAAAGGTTGGACATGTAATAGTGATGCTTCTTCTAATTGGTTTGCTTGACAAGTGTAAGAAAGCTTCCATCAACACTCCCCTGGATTTGCTCTGCTTCGCCGCGTCTGTCCTCCTCTCGTCCGGTTGCCTCTTTTTACTGTCTAGGCTCACTGACTAA
- the LOC133802615 gene encoding NDR1/HIN1-like protein 12, translated as MPKNLRQGPERRTHPLVWGIAILCTVVAIAVIIVGLAVFVGYLVIHPSVPVISVVSAHLDKIQNDLAGLLETQLTIVVKAENDNAKAHASFSDTSFILSFEGIAIAQLVAGPFEVAKNESVEFPYKVESSSIPLNPEEMLQVDLALKQDKITFDLKGSSRARWRVGLLGSVKFWVHLNCQLKFHPLTGIYMNSPCTSRVK; from the coding sequence ATGCCAAAAAATCTCAGACAGGGTCCGGAGAGACGCACCCATCCCCTGGTCTGGGGCATTGCCATACTCTGCACCGTAGTGGCCATAGCAGTGATCATCGTTGGCCTAGCCGTCTTCGTGGGCTACCTGGTCATCCACCCCAGCGTGCCCGTCATCAGCGTCGTCTCCGCCCACCTCGACAAGATTCAGAACGACCTTGCTGGGCTGCTCGAGACGCAGCTCACCATCGTAgtcaaggccgagaacgacaatgcCAAGGCCCACGCCAGCTTCTCCGACACCAGCTTCATCCTGAGCTTCGAGGGCATCGCCATAGCCCAGCTGGTGGCGGGACCCTTCGAAGTGGCGAAAAATGAGTCGGTGGAGTTTCCTTACAAGGTGGAGTCGTCTTCCATTCCGCTCAACCCGGAGGAGATGCTGCAAGTGGACTTGGCCCTGAAGCAGGACAAGATCACATTCGATTTGAAGGGTAGTTCCAGGGCACGATGGAGGGTTGGTCTGTTGGGGTCTGTCAAGTTCTGGGTTCACTTGAATTGTCAGCTCAAGTTTCATCCTCTTACTGGAATTTATATGAACTCACCATGCACTTCCAGGGTCAAATGA